TCTCttacagccttgaagctacaggaacccCTGGAGAAGAGGTTgtacaataaaaataatattttttccatgcttgtttgctgtttcctgcattagcaaggtagctccaggaacagttgaagaatggtcccattcactcgcatccattctcaatTTGTCACATGTAATTTACTGAAACCAAAATCTACCTAGTtaagcctcacaaacctttccatgattttctcTTGACTGcctatatgccctggttcagtccattgactgcatgttgcCCCCTGCATTCCACAATGCTCCAGTTTTTTCTGTTCTATGCATGACGTATATATTCAAGTCTCAAGTCCTCAAAACCCTTTTCAGTTCATATTTCCATTTCCAGTTCAGCCTCGCCCTTCtccatgtcccctccacttccaaccTTTTACCCTCTAtcaacctctccatatgtccaaacaatatcAGTACACTTTTTCAGATATTTCAGCCATCCTCTTCTTACCACACCTCTTTTTTATCTGGTTATTCCATACtggatcaaacctcctcacactacacattgtcctcaaacatttcatttccagtatattCAACTTCTTCCGTATATTCAACTTCTTCCATACTTTACCATCATGagcacacagctttccattgttacCCATGAAACTGATACTACACTTAGGTAGCCTGTCTGTCATTACATATAGATAGCCAGTCTTTCAGAGATAAGACCCTTACTTTTATTTGCAATTACTGTGTTTACCTTTGCACTTATCACCCAAATTACTATCCCATCATACGCAATACCCTCCAGGTTCAGCTGACAGGATATCATTACTCATATACAGCAACTATATTGGCTTCAATTCTATTCCATTATGGTTGAGTTATATCTTGCAgtaattttatcttatttttgtcTCATGTATGGCCCAGTCCATAAATACATtggtaatcttttttctttcaggaTATATGAATCAGACCTATGACTTGGGTTCAGCACAGTGGACTTCTACGAGTGGTGGAGTACCTGGATCACAAACAGACTGTGAAAAACTTGAAGACAGACAAACGTATTCCTCACATAAAAATAATGGTGGAATCAACAAGAATGGAAATAGATTAAAAGATTCCTCAGAAACAGTAAAGGAGATACACATAAAATTTCCCAAAGGCAGCACTTCACACTCACTTCATAATGACATTTTAAGCTCTAGTACTAATAGAATAGTTTCTGATGGCTCTCACAAAACAGCGGAACAGGAAAGGGCATCTAGTTCCACAGTTTTATACAAAACCCATATCCCAACTAACAGCTTTCAGAAGGCTATTTTGAGTGCAGGAGCAGCTGTAGCAGCTATCCTAGATCCACGACGCCATGACATGGTTGCAGTCTTAGGGGAAACAACAGGATATTCAGCACTGTCTAGAATCTATACAGAGATGGTTCAAGATGAAGAAGGACAACAGATTTTAATAGAGAAACCAAGGATTAATAGCTCTACAATTGATCTTCCATACTTATCTAAACTTCCAGAAGGTACTCtgggtaattattatattaaatttctaaatgataataatgtgacCCCAGATTCCAGATTGCCTGTGCAATTTGTGGATGACCCTGAGTTGGCATATGTAATGCAGCGTTACCGTGAAGGTCATGACCTCTTTCACACTGTACTTGGCATGCCCACAAACATGCTCGGGGAGGTAGCTGTCAAGTGGGTTGAGGCAATCCAAACAGGTCTACCCATGTGTTATGGAGCTGCAGTTTTTGGTCCACTGCGGTTTAGGCAaaaacagcgacaaaaatatcTGTCAGTGTACCTGCCGTGGGCTTTAAGAGTTGGTAGATCCTCAAACTTTTTGATGAATTTATACTTTGAGAAAAGATGGGAACAATCCATGGTTGAACTGAGGAATGAACTTAATATTGAGCCAATCCCTGAATCATAACATAATTAATGTAGGCCTTCTTCTTATTTAGGATTATAATAAAACTCCATAAATTGTACATTgaatattagaaatatatattttacatttgcATAgacctttttatttccattttatatttcattttctatcttAACATTCTGCCTTTCTCCGTAACATTTTGTATTTCATATTCTGTGCTTactattttctttcatcttccaaTTTAAGGAAAGAATTTTCAGTTTGTAAAAATAATACGATTCCTGAAGATGCCAGGATTAGTACCTTGGTTTAACATTGGCAAGGGGCGTCTCTTAAAAAGAACCCAGAGTTTACAAGTGTGATGAAGCCTGTTAGAAGTAACAGATCAGCCTGCTTGAATGAATGCAAGTGAAACAGTTTTAAAGACAACTACGGTGAGAATGctatttattattatcaatttcccATAAAGGCTCAAGTTCTGGTGTTGTGGATTTGCatagatgtaaccaaaatgataaAAGGGAGATATGGGTGCTATGTTTACTCAAGGGATCTGGTTATTTTGGTTGAGTGAAACTAGGTTTATCCTATCATTCCTATGCTTGGTTTATATTTGCATTtctctagaaaaagaaaaaaattaaatgattgACCTCATATATAATTCAACTTTGTTAAAACGTAAATAAATCTGTAAATTTTATActgtaaattgtatttttcatgttttattctACACTCCTTTGTTTAGTCAATTCTTACCTAACTCATGAACTAATAGTAATTCACTTACTTGGAAAAATAATGGTGAATATGGGTGTATAAATGGAAGTGCTATACATCAGACAAACACACAGTCCCATGGGGCTAGCATTGTCTATTGTTAAAAACGTTCTACTCACATTTGGTGAATATGATAAATTGTATTTCTCataattttttcttcacttttgaGTAAGTTGTTGTGTATTTCATGAACTAATAATTCTTTGGACATTTACAAAAATAATGGCAAATATGGTTAGCACAGTACAATGGGTGGAAAACTAGTGAAATGGAGAAACTAGTACCTATGGCAAACCTCAAATAACACTTGGTAAATaatgcagtaaaatttattaacaTCTTTTGTACACAATTCTCTTTAGTAGGTTATCTTAACTAATGAACcgataatattttatatttcagaaAAATAATGTGAAAATGGGAGAAATGAAAGTGCTTAGTACAACACAAACGCTTGGATGCTGGGTAATTATATTTAGATTATGCAAGGTGAATGATAAGGTAGGCTTtggtttttcttatatttcatttatgcAAGACTTGTCAATAGCTTTGTACCTAATACATGAATTAACAATTACAGCTAATGCTGAAAATACTTATATAACCTATCTGACAAGAACTGTACTCTAATTTTTTATATGCTTTCCTTGGACAGATGTTCATGATACTATCCACTTTATGGAAGCTTCTTAATCACAAATACTCTGGTTGAGTTACTTTGTTTACTAAAACTAGTCTGCCAATAACAGCTTACTATGAGTAACCAAAAAAGTCAACACAAAACTGCATGTTTGAACTATATAAAGCCTATCTTAAGGAGTGAAAAGTATATATGATGAATGTATTTAAATATGGATCTTGTGCATTATAGAGGGTTAATATTCAAGACATTAATAATTTCAGTATCCATCAATTGCAACTAATGCCTGTTTTTTCACACTTTCTACAGTCAATTTAAGATTATtgctcacttcctccagtctttctcttttatcattcAGAAGCTTCATGTTATTTATTAGCTCATCGTTCTTTTCAACAAATTCTACAGCTTGCTGGAATCGTTCCTCATTATTTATATAGTCTTTCGTAATATCTGTATCATTACCACTTGTGTTTTTCTCTGGCAGATCTGTTTTTTCTTTAAGTCCTGAAAATAGAAAATACATATTATCAGACAATTTTTTGTAGTTAACTGAAAATAACTTAAAATCAATATGCATGAAGTAAAATATCTTTAAGTTAATGGATCATATTGTACTTAAAATAGTTACATAGGTTTCATATACATCCTGTGAGGTTTGCAATAACCATGCATGTCCATTAAGAAAAGTGCCTAAAACTGGAGAGAAAGATTTCAAATAATAGTAACAAAGAATATCAGGGAATAATAAATCCTTGATTAAACAAACTCAAGGCTGGACTGTAGGCACTAAGGGATTGACATGGAAATGGAGTGTAATGTTGGGGAAGGTAAAGAGAAAAGCCTGGGAAATGCAAGTttcaaagataatgaaaaaatggaaataaagatTTTCTGAATGCTGGTGTGCCTATGCTATGGGACAAGTCATTAAACTATACTTCAGAAAGTGAGTGTAAGTTTCCTTTAAGTTTACCAAATTACAATATTTCTGAACTTCATTTAGAAGGATCAAGAATATTTAGCAATCAAATACTTAAAAGACAGAACCCTAATCTAATTTCAGAATTAGCTTTGGTTAATGCAGAAATTTAATTTACCTGCTGTACTTGGAGACAGAGTAAAAATTATGTCTGATTTTCCTGCAACCTTGAGGTCCTCTTCCATTTGTTCCCAGGATGGTGGTTGAGGGCGAGCAGGTAAATCTGTTTTCTTTAACTTGAACATTATGATGTATTTGACCCAGAGacttatatatatagtcttgatATGCAGCTGGCTCACACACCTCTCTATACTGTATGCCACATAATTGAGGCACTGAACATTTCTCCTCGACTGGCCTGTTTAACTTCTATTCATGACCTCAATCTGTTGAACCTTGTATTGGGTTAAGGGCAAAGTTAGTTGATACTGCAACTTTCTGAAGTTCCTGTTCTTGTTTTGTTGAGCTGTTATACTTGAAGCTCATTTACTCCTGAATGCTacacttttcctttatttcttacTGTATCCAGTTCAGGATATTCAACAAGACTTACGGATAATGGTGTAGGTACTAGAGACTGATGTCTACCTACAATAAGGTCTGTCAGCTGAGATGATGGATCTTGAGAGTTGTGTCCTGTTAAAAGTCAATCTATTGTTTATTCACTTTCTATATGggaaatataattatttttttcataattttttagaTGTTAATTTTGCAATAAGAAAAAATCAAGCGACATTCCATTTTGACAGACTGTTTTGTTAAAAGTGTCTATATTATTTTAGGTTCACTGACTGCATTATGCACAACAACTAAGGTATGAAGAAGAGCAAATCAGGCACATTGTTCATTTCTTGTTGATGGTACATCACTAAAGCAGGGAAAGTAGttaggaattaaaaaaaaataatgacctgTGATTTGGTTGGATGGTTTAAACTCAGTACAATATATTAATGAAATGGATACTGTTCCATGAAAGACTAGATTGGTTAAACAAAACTAAGCCATTGCAAGCCCTAGGTAGTTAATGTGAGGTGTGTATTGACATGATCATATCTGGGTATGCTGACAGTCAACCAGCTCATTTTGAAGCTGATGGTTATCCTATGTTATGTCTGTTTATACTCTGTTTAGCAAATTACATAGGACAAAGGTTTTAGTTCATGCTGGTTTGCCTTGATTTGGTTAGTTTTGTTTATCATATTTGTATGGACTTGCCTATATTTAaaaccacattttccctgatcttcaaagCTCAACCCACCTTCCAGGGTTTTTTAAGACTGTCGAGTGGAGTACGATTCATTCTCCAGTCACAAATTTCTCATTTCTagaaaaaagatcaagagaaAACATATAATTTGAAGTGCAATGATGTcaagttttatttatttattttgctttgtcgctgtctcccacgttagcgaggtagcacaaggaaacagacgaaagaatggcccaacctgcccacatacacatgtatatatatacacgtccacacgcacaatatacatacctatacatctcaatgtacacatatatatacacacacagacatatacatatatacacatgtacataattcattttttttttttttttttttttttatactttgtcgctgtctcccgcgtttgcgaggtagcgcaaggaaacagacgaaagaaatggcccaaccccccccatacacatgtacatacacacgtccacacacacaaatatacatacctacacagccttccatggtttaccccagacgcttcacatgccttgattcaatccactgacagcacgtcaacccctgtataccacatcgctccaattcactctattccttgccctcctttcaccctcctgcatgttcaggccccgatcacacaaaatccttttcactccatctttccacctccaatttggtctccctcttctcctcgttccctccacctccgacacatatatcctcttggtcaatctttcctcactcattctctccatgtgcccaaaccatttcaaaacaccctcttctgctctctcaaccacgctctttttatttccacacatctctcttacccttacgttgcttactcgatcaaaccacctcacaccacacattgtcctcaaacatctcatttccagcacatccatcctcctgcgcacaactctatccatagcccacgcctcgcaaccatacaacattgttggaactactattccttcaaacatacccatttttgctttccgggataatgttctcgacttccacacata
The sequence above is a segment of the Panulirus ornatus isolate Po-2019 chromosome 12, ASM3632096v1, whole genome shotgun sequence genome. Coding sequences within it:
- the Coq4 gene encoding ubiquinone biosynthesis protein COQ4 homolog, mitochondrial isoform X2, encoding MFLSSTQLTMQWFSRRGLVNLNTLQGIRYMNQTYDLGSAQWTSTSGGVPGSQTDCEKLEDRQTYSSHKNNGGINKNGNRLKDSSETVKEIHIKFPKGSTSHSLHNDILSSSTNRIVSDGSHKTAEQERASSSTVLYKTHIPTNSFQKAILSAGAAVAAILDPRRHDMVAVLGETTGYSALSRIYTEMVQDEEGQQILIEKPRINSSTIDLPYLSKLPEGTLGNYYIKFLNDNNVTPDSRLPVQFVDDPELAYVMQRYREGHDLFHTVLGMPTNMLGEVAVKWVEAIQTGLPMCYGAAVFGPLRFRQKQRQKYLSVYLPWALRVGRSSNFLMNLYFEKRWEQSMVELRNELNIEPIPES
- the Coq4 gene encoding ubiquinone biosynthesis protein COQ4 homolog, mitochondrial isoform X1, with translation MIYSLFPFMYAKLQILLKSVTCTLVSSKATILFVGNTCKAQVPNPSSPGYMNQTYDLGSAQWTSTSGGVPGSQTDCEKLEDRQTYSSHKNNGGINKNGNRLKDSSETVKEIHIKFPKGSTSHSLHNDILSSSTNRIVSDGSHKTAEQERASSSTVLYKTHIPTNSFQKAILSAGAAVAAILDPRRHDMVAVLGETTGYSALSRIYTEMVQDEEGQQILIEKPRINSSTIDLPYLSKLPEGTLGNYYIKFLNDNNVTPDSRLPVQFVDDPELAYVMQRYREGHDLFHTVLGMPTNMLGEVAVKWVEAIQTGLPMCYGAAVFGPLRFRQKQRQKYLSVYLPWALRVGRSSNFLMNLYFEKRWEQSMVELRNELNIEPIPES
- the Coq4 gene encoding ubiquinone biosynthesis protein COQ4 homolog, mitochondrial isoform X3, whose product is MNQTYDLGSAQWTSTSGGVPGSQTDCEKLEDRQTYSSHKNNGGINKNGNRLKDSSETVKEIHIKFPKGSTSHSLHNDILSSSTNRIVSDGSHKTAEQERASSSTVLYKTHIPTNSFQKAILSAGAAVAAILDPRRHDMVAVLGETTGYSALSRIYTEMVQDEEGQQILIEKPRINSSTIDLPYLSKLPEGTLGNYYIKFLNDNNVTPDSRLPVQFVDDPELAYVMQRYREGHDLFHTVLGMPTNMLGEVAVKWVEAIQTGLPMCYGAAVFGPLRFRQKQRQKYLSVYLPWALRVGRSSNFLMNLYFEKRWEQSMVELRNELNIEPIPES
- the LOC139752183 gene encoding uncharacterized protein; translation: MFKLKKTDLPARPQPPSWEQMEEDLKVAGKSDIIFTLSPSTAGLKEKTDLPEKNTSGNDTDITKDYINNEERFQQAVEFVEKNDELINNMKLLNDKRERLEEVSNNLKLTVESVKKQALVAIDGY